Proteins found in one Strix uralensis isolate ZFMK-TIS-50842 chromosome 21, bStrUra1, whole genome shotgun sequence genomic segment:
- the TMEM268 gene encoding transmembrane protein 268 isoform X2 produces the protein MAHKSQAGGIEKNGSLSPVLYSKSDLKEGSLQWVKEPLNGQVLMVLSMDNNCSATSFDMELCAEKLKSFGVQVAADQWRRLIQDAVLKPEVRRYMFYNSRAFQIAIAVVFYMSLWTNIYSTVQLCSFGRYWEASVLVTLAAVVVTVIVILVMDRRQRKLWFVRFSPERCLQSLSAHITDMQRTRESGLRHSLDQLCVVMEAVVQPDPGREEEALCEESPLLSSGVNLNKEPVTCNELLHLVPEGPPEVMAQQLLVIFSGCYVRLLVTGQLPRAPAGGHLEHSSVPCLCQFIEITALNTHQSWFVGR, from the exons ATGGCCCATAAAAGCCAAGCTGGTGGAATTGAGAAAAATGGGTCGCTCTCCCCTGTCCTCTACTCTAAGAGTGACTTAAAGGAAGGATCCCTGCAGTGGGTGAAAG AACCCCTCAATGGCCAGGTGCTCATGGTGCTCAGCATGGACAACAACTGCTCGGCCACCTCCTTTGACATGGAGCTTTGTGCAGAGAAACTGAAGTCCTTTGGGGTTCAG GTGGCAGCGGATCAGTGGAGAAGGTTAATCCAGGATGCTGTCCTGAAGCCTGAAGTGAGGCGGTACATGTTCTACAACTCCAGGGCATTCCAAATAGCCATTGCCGTG GTTTTCTACATGTCTCTCTGGACAAACATTTACTCCACAGTCCAGCTGTGTTCGTTTGGACGCTACTGGGAGGCCAGCGTGCTGGTGACCCTGGCTGCCGTAGTAGTCACTGTCATTGTGATACTGGTTATGGATCGCCGCCAGAGGAAG CTGTGGTTTGTGCGCTTCAGCCCAGAGCGCTGCCTCCAGTCCTTGTCAGCCCACATCACGGACATGCAGAGGACACGAGAG TCGGGCTTGCGGCACAGCCTGGACCAGCTCTGTGTGGTTATGGAGGCGGTGGTTCAGCCCGAcccggggagggaggaggaggcgTTGTGTGAAGAGTCCCCTCTTTTATCCAGTGGAGTGAACCTAAATAAAGAGCCTGTGACATGCAACGAGCTGCTCCACCTTGTTCCTGAGGGCCCACCGGAG GTGAtggcccagcagctcctggtgaTCTTCAGTGGGTGCTACGTCCGGCTCCTGGTCACCGGCCAGCTCCCTCGGGCCCCGGCAGGGGGGCATCTGGAGCACAGCAGTGTGCCCTGTCTCTGCCAGTTCATCGAGATCACCGCACTCAACACACATCAGAGCTGGTTCGTGGGCAGGTGA
- the TMEM268 gene encoding transmembrane protein 268 isoform X1, whose translation MAHKSQAGGIEKNGSLSPVLYSKSDLKEGSLQWVKEPLNGQVLMVLSMDNNCSATSFDMELCAEKLKSFGVQVAADQWRRLIQDAVLKPEVRRYMFYNSRAFQIAIAVVFYMSLWTNIYSTVQLCSFGRYWEASVLVTLAAVVVTVIVILVMDRRQRKINMNTDVRLAAVNEIFIKHGLILGITDALDGPHNILQLWFVRFSPERCLQSLSAHITDMQRTRESGLRHSLDQLCVVMEAVVQPDPGREEEALCEESPLLSSGVNLNKEPVTCNELLHLVPEGPPEVMAQQLLVIFSGCYVRLLVTGQLPRAPAGGHLEHSSVPCLCQFIEITALNTHQSWFVGR comes from the exons ATGGCCCATAAAAGCCAAGCTGGTGGAATTGAGAAAAATGGGTCGCTCTCCCCTGTCCTCTACTCTAAGAGTGACTTAAAGGAAGGATCCCTGCAGTGGGTGAAAG AACCCCTCAATGGCCAGGTGCTCATGGTGCTCAGCATGGACAACAACTGCTCGGCCACCTCCTTTGACATGGAGCTTTGTGCAGAGAAACTGAAGTCCTTTGGGGTTCAG GTGGCAGCGGATCAGTGGAGAAGGTTAATCCAGGATGCTGTCCTGAAGCCTGAAGTGAGGCGGTACATGTTCTACAACTCCAGGGCATTCCAAATAGCCATTGCCGTG GTTTTCTACATGTCTCTCTGGACAAACATTTACTCCACAGTCCAGCTGTGTTCGTTTGGACGCTACTGGGAGGCCAGCGTGCTGGTGACCCTGGCTGCCGTAGTAGTCACTGTCATTGTGATACTGGTTATGGATCGCCGCCAGAGGAAG ATAAATATGAATACAGATGTGAGGCTGGCAGCTGTCAATGAAATCTTTATCAAGCATGGTTTAATACTGGGGATTACAGATGCCCTGGATGGGCCACACAACATCCTACAA CTGTGGTTTGTGCGCTTCAGCCCAGAGCGCTGCCTCCAGTCCTTGTCAGCCCACATCACGGACATGCAGAGGACACGAGAG TCGGGCTTGCGGCACAGCCTGGACCAGCTCTGTGTGGTTATGGAGGCGGTGGTTCAGCCCGAcccggggagggaggaggaggcgTTGTGTGAAGAGTCCCCTCTTTTATCCAGTGGAGTGAACCTAAATAAAGAGCCTGTGACATGCAACGAGCTGCTCCACCTTGTTCCTGAGGGCCCACCGGAG GTGAtggcccagcagctcctggtgaTCTTCAGTGGGTGCTACGTCCGGCTCCTGGTCACCGGCCAGCTCCCTCGGGCCCCGGCAGGGGGGCATCTGGAGCACAGCAGTGTGCCCTGTCTCTGCCAGTTCATCGAGATCACCGCACTCAACACACATCAGAGCTGGTTCGTGGGCAGGTGA